A window of Apium graveolens cultivar Ventura chromosome 8, ASM990537v1, whole genome shotgun sequence contains these coding sequences:
- the LOC141680495 gene encoding uncharacterized protein LOC141680495, with protein sequence MSQGEDKVKQAKVQTLKAEFEALTMKEADQIDDFYMKINGIVSNIRALGEPVAESYMVKKLLRAVPPKFLQIASTLEQFGNLETLSIEEAVGALKAHEERLRGTVTSNDAQLMLTEEEWQKKDSEGEKLLLTREEWLKRSS encoded by the coding sequence ATGAGCCAAGGAGAAGATAAAGTCAAACAGGCCAAGGTACAAACATTAAAAGCTGAGTTTGAGGCCTTAACCATGAAGGAAGCTGATCAGATAGATGATTTTTATATGAAAATTAATGGCATCGTGTCAAACATACGGGCATTAGGAGAGCCTGTGGCTGAATCGTACATGGTGAAGAAGCTATTGCGTGCCGTCCCACCCAAATTCCTCCAAATCGCCTCCACGTTAGAGCAATTTGGGAACCTCGAAACCTTGTCCATTGAAGAAGCAGTTGGGGCACTAAAAGCTCATGAAGAAAGGCTGAGGGGAACTGTCACTTCCAATGACGCACAACTAATGTTAACCGAAGAGGAATGGCAAAAGAAGGACAGTGAAGGTGAAAAACTGTTGCTCACACGAGAGGAGTGGTTGAAGAGGTCTAGTTGA